The Kiritimatiellia bacterium genome contains the following window.
GCCGGGTACCACTCCGGAGAAGGAACTCGAATACAAGACCGTGGCCGAGCAGATCGTCTCCAACGGCCGGGGCTACCTGCCCAACGGCTCCGACGTGAAGACCGTGGACACCGCCCAACGGTCCCGGATGCCGTTCCAGGAGCGGATCACCTACTGCGACCAGCAGATCGTCATGGCCGCGACCGGCGGATTACTCACGATGCTGACTGAATCGGGGAGTGGCACGCTGGCCGGCGGCGCTCATAGCCGCGGCCTGTTGGAACTGGCCCGCTCCGACGCCGCCCGGCTCTCCGAGGTCTTCCAGCGCGACCTGGACGATCACTGGCTCAACGAGTTCTTCCCCGGCCAGCCGCACGCCGCCTATTTCCGATTCGATGTGCCGGAAGACTACAACGTCCCGACCATGCTGGAAGCTGTCGCCAACCTGAACTGGGCCGGCTACCGCGTGGACAAGTCGCAGATCGAAGACAAAACCGGGCTGAAGCTGTTGGACGCTCCGGCCCAAGGAGAATGACCATGCCGACAATCCTGATGAACCGCGCCGCTTTCGATCGGGCCCTGGCCAATGCTGGACCCATGACGGAGCAGCAGCGCCGGGCCATGTTTGCGAGGCGCTCCAAGGGTTATGCCATCACGGCTGACCAGGCCCGCAGTAACGCCCGTCGCGCGCAAGCCGCCGC
Protein-coding sequences here:
- a CDS encoding DUF935 family protein, producing the protein PGTTPEKELEYKTVAEQIVSNGRGYLPNGSDVKTVDTAQRSRMPFQERITYCDQQIVMAATGGLLTMLTESGSGTLAGGAHSRGLLELARSDAARLSEVFQRDLDDHWLNEFFPGQPHAAYFRFDVPEDYNVPTMLEAVANLNWAGYRVDKSQIEDKTGLKLLDAPAQGE